A region of the Peredibacter starrii genome:
ATTCAGTGCCTTTTCGAAGGCGATCGAAGTGATATTCCCAATCTTGTAATACCCCATCGAACATTCGCACAGTGGTAAAAACTGATTCTCCATACATAAATGCTCTATTATGAGTTTCTGACACTTTTACCTCTTAAAACTTGGCCAACGTTCGAATACTCATGATAGCTTTGATGAGGAGTTTCAAACTAGTCATTTTTATGATGCGACTAACCATCATTGGCTTTGGAAATCAGGCTCGTGCCTGGTCACAAAACCTCAAAGATTCAGGATTCCCAGTCAGAGTGGCGCTGAAGCCAGAGAGCCCTTCCATTGAGATTGCAACTAAACTTGGTTTCGACGTTGTTGAAATTGGTAGTTCCGATTTTTATTCTGGTGAGGCCTTTGCACTTCTCACTCCGGATCTGACTCACCAGGAACTCATGACTGCTCACGGTGACAAATTTCACAAAGGCAGCGTGATTCTTTACGCTCATGGGTTCTCACTGTTAAAGCATAATTTCCATACTCGCTTCCCTCATCTGCAACACGTGCTTTATGCGCCTAAATCAATTGGCTCAGAACTTCGTCGTCAGTATGAACTTAAAGGAAAACTAGGTGCAGTTTACTCACTCGAGTTTTACCAGGGGGAAACTCTCGCCATTGAAAAATGGTTAATGAACCTGGCCAAGGCCATGGGAATTAACATGGGCCCCTATATGACAAGTTTTGAGCGTGAGACCCAAGCGGATCTCTATTCAGAACAAGGGCTTCTTTGTTCGCTTGTTCCCTACGCTGCTGGTGAAATGTTTCGCCACTTAGTGGAAGCAGGAATTGAACCAGAACTTGCTTACTTTGAATGTTGGCACGAACTGAAACTTATTGTGAACGCCATGGTTGATAAAGGACCGGAAGGTTTCTTTGATCTTATCAGTCCTAATGCCCTGATCGGTGCAGAGAAAGGATATCACAAACTATTTACCCCAGAATTTCATTCAAACCTTCGATCTCTTTTTACTGAGATCCAGAACGGTAAATTTGATCAAGAGCTAGATGCTGCCAATGTTGAAGAGACGAGAAAAATCATTCGCGAACGTTGGGCAAAATCTCCTCTCATGAAAACTTTTCATAAAATTCATCAGGACTCTCCATGAAAAAATTAAATCTTCGTGACATCAAAAAGGCCAAAGGACAAAAACTTCAGGTCCTGACTTGTTACGATTTTCAAATGGCCCAACTTTTTAACGAAACTGATCTGGACATGATCCTGGTTGGCGACTCAGTTGGAAATGTGGTGCTGGGATATGAAACAACAGTTGAAGTGACACTGACTGAGATGGAAATTTTCGGCAAGGCAGTCCGAAGAGGTGCTCCTGATAAATTTCTTATCGTCGACCTTCCATTTGGAAGTTATTCAACGGTCACTCAAGGTGTACATTCCGCCACGAAACTTTTTCAGGCGACTCGTTGTGAGGCCATCAAACTTGAAGGTGCTTTTCCCTATCAATTGAAACTGATTGAACGTCTGACTCAAACTGGTATTCCAGTTATGGGCCATATTGGTCTTACTCCGCAATCGGTTCATCAACTGGGTGGATATTTCACGCATGGTAAAACTGAAGACGATGGTGAACGTCTCTTGCGAGAGGCCCGTGCCCTTCAAGCGGCAGGTTGTTTTTCTATCGTGCTTGAAATGGTGGAAGAAGGTGTCGCGACTCGTATTACTGAAGAACTTAAAATCCCGACTATCGGGATTGGTGCCGGAAGAAAAACTGATGGCCAGGTTCTTGTGATCAACGATCTTTTAAAAATGGGAGCAAGAACTCCACCTAAGTTCTGCCCACCAATCGCAGATCACTATCAAGAAAGAAAAAATCTTATTACTCAATATCTCATCGACCAGAGAAAATAATGCAAGGACTGATTACACTCGATTTCGGCAACTCTAACCCTCACGCAGGACTCTTCCAGAAAGTAGACGGTAAATGGGACCTCATCAAAGTGGTTCCTTTCAACGAACTTCAAATCTACACCAACCAATTAGGCATGAGTGCTAACAACTCTAGTGTGGTGTTGTGTGAAGTGAAGTCCCGTGAAGAAGAGCTCGCTCCCCTAGCGGAACAAGGCTATCTCATCACTCGAGTGAAAGAATATTGGCGTGGAACTCGCTTTGCGGGCATGCCGGTGAATTATGCCAAGACTCTCGGTGAAGACCGATTAATTGAGGCCTTCTATTGTTATAAAAAAGAAAAGATTCCAACTCTCCTTATCGATGCCGGAACTTTCGTCACGATGGATGTGATAACTGAAAACGGTTTCATGGGTGGTTATATCATTCCAGGAACTGAGGCCTACTTCTCGACCTATGGAAAAGGCGAACAACTTAAAGACGTTCCCCTGACTTTGAATTTTAAACACCAACTTCCCCAGGAAACCGCTGACGCCATTACTGAGAGTTATTCCGCCTTTGCCGCGCTGGCCAAAAGCCTCATTTCAGAGCATAAAATCCAAAAAATCGTCCTTACGGGCGGTTTAACGACCCTTTGGGAAGGATTTTTTACGACTGAGAAAACCGGCCTAGTTGTGGAGGGACATCCCCATTTGATACACTGGGCCCTCCAATATTGGATGACTACTCAGATTGAGCCACTATGAACATTCTCTTAGGTATCTCTGGATCTATCGCCAGTTTTAAAAGTTACGACGTCGCCAGACAACTGGTGAAAAATGGTCATTCCGTAAAAGTCATTTTAACTGCTGGGGCCCTGGAATTCATCAAACCAGAAACATTTCGTTATCTAGGTATCGAAGCAGTTTATTTACCGACTGATGATTTCGTTCCGGGCAATCTAGCAAAGACTTCAACTGTGCTTCATATCGAACTGGTAAAGTGGGCCGATAAATTAATCATCGCACCTGCCAGTGCGAATACAATTTCTCGTCTTGCGATGGGAATCACCAATGATCTTCTCTCGAGTGTATACCTGGCCTATGGTTCCAAACCGGTACTGATGTTTCCGGCGATGAACACTCAAATGTGGCAGAACACACGCATTCAAGATCATATTAAAAATCTTCAAGCACTTCCGCAGATCGGAATCATTAATCCAGTGGCAGGACTTCTCGCTTGTGGAGATATCGGTAGTGGGAAATTTCCCGAAGTCTCAGCAGTAGTTGATCTGATTGAAACATTTGATCCGACTCTTCCTAAAAAAGAAAAGGTTGTGATCACAGCGGGTGCCACCGCCTCTCCGCTTGATCCAGTAAGATACATCACGAATCCTTCAAGTGGAGCGATGGGCATGTCAGTGGCAAAGGCCTTTCTTATGTCAGGCTACGAAGTGACAGTTCTTGCTGGTCATCAATGCACACCTGCGATTGATAACCTTTTGGGACATCCAAACTTCAAACTTCTAAAAACGCCGACCACTGAGCTGATGAAACAAGCAGCGGTTAAAGTGTTTCCAGAATCTGATCTTTATATTTCAACAGGCGCCATTGCTGATATCGAATTTGATACCGCGACGATCAAGCTTAAGAAAGAAGCGATGGGAACTTCCCTTCCCTTCAGACAGGCGGCCGACATTCTGAAAGAAATTCTTTCCATCAGAAAGAAACAAAAGATCGTGAGCTTCGCCGCTGAGACAGAAACAACGAAAGAAGTTTTTCAGGAAAAAATGAATCGCAAGCCGGTCGATCTTATGATCGGAAATAAAGTGGCCAATGGCCTCATCGGTAGTCCTGAAGTTCAAGGATTTCAAAAGGCCGAAGGCGAATACTTTTTCGTTGGGCCGGAGACAATTAAAGGTCCACTCAAACTAAGCAAACTCGAACTGGGAAAAAAACTTGTTGCCTGGTTTGAAGGCAAGATCACATGGTAACTCTCGTTCGCACGACTCAAGAACTTAATGACATTCGCTCCAAAGAAACAAGACCAGTTGGATTCGTTCCTACCATGGGAAATCTCCATCAAGGGCACATTTCTTTACTCGAGCGCGCATTAACGGAATACGAGGTAGTTTACTTCTCTATTTTCGTCAATCCTAAGCAGTTTGGGCCAAATGAGGATTTCAACCGTTACCCTCGCACACTTGAGCAGGACATAAATCTCATTGAAGAACTCACGAAGCGTTTTCCCAAGAAAGAGGTTGTCGTTTATTCTCCTAAAGACCCACAGGAAGTTTTTCCTGAGTCTAAGAATCAGAATGTTTCAGTCCTTGGATTGAGCACCATGCTGGAAGGCAAGATCCGTCCAGGGCATTTTGATGGAGTGGCAACGGTGGTATACCGCTTATTTGAATTAATGAAACCGACATCGGCCTATTTTGGCCTGAAAGATTTTCAGCAATACCTCGTCATTCGCCAGATGGTGAAAGACCTGCAGATGCCTATCAAAATTGTTGGTATGCCGATTATTCGCGAAGCTGAGGGGCTGGCCCTTTCTAGCCGTAATCAATACCTGTCTCCAGAGCAGAAATCGACTTCGCTCTTGATTTCAAGAACACTCAAAGAAATTACAAAAACGATTAATAATAAACGAGCAAATCTTTCTCAAGCGCAGACCTTTATCTCTACCCTTCTCAAGGATCCAAACTGGAACTACCTTGAAATGAGAGACGCTGAAACGCTTTCAGAAGATATTTCTCATTCTAAACAAATTACAATTCTTGCGGTTTATCAGATGGGCACAACTCGCCTGCTGGACAACACGCAAGTGGAGATTGAATGAATCACGAAGAGTTTAAACTTCCACTCGGCCAGAAGGCCTCACTTGTTTCACTGGTATGTGATAAATTTGAAAGTCATTCTACGGTTCTTGAAACAAATAATTCTCTTCGTGAATTGCGTGAACTCCTTAAAACTCTGGGCCTCATCGATGGTGAAGAATACGTCCAAAATCGTAAGCACCTGGATCCGGCAACTATGCTGGGCGAAGGTAAATTAAGCGAAATTGCGGACGCTGCCCGTGAAGAAGGCTCTTCTGTCCTGGTTTTTGACTTTGAATTAACTGCCTCTCAGGTTCGTAACATCAAGGCCATCACCAAGATGGAAGTGGTAGACCGAAATACCGTTATCCTGGAGATCTTCGCCCACCACGCACGTACAAAAGAAGCAAAAATCCAGATTGAGATCTCTCGCCTGCAATATCTTCTTCCTCGATTGACTGCCATGTGGGGTCACTTCTCTAAACAAAGAGCATCTGGTGCCGCGATCGGTGGTGAGGGTGAACAACAACTCGAGCTTGACCGTCGTATGGTGCGTGAACGTATTGAGTTCTACAAAAAGCAACTTGATGAAGTTCAAAAATCCCGCGAACAACAAAGAAAAAAGCGTCAGAACCAGGCGGTTACTGCTGCTCTGGTTGGTTACACCAACGCTGGTAAATCTTCTCTCATGAACCGCCTGTGTAAGGTGAATGTACTGGAAGAGAACAAGCTCTTCGCAACTCTTGATTCAACTTTCCGCACACTCAACCCGGATTCTAAGCCGCCGATGATTATGATTGATACGGTGGGATTTATTTCAAACCTTCCGAACACACTCATCCAAGGTTTCAAAACAACTCTTGAATCTGCTCTTGAGGCCGACCTGCTTGTCATCACTTGTGACATTTCAGATCCAAATTACCAAAAACATCTGCGCGTTACTCAAGAAGTTTTGAAAGAGCTTAAGATTGAAGAAAAGCAACAGATCATTGTCTTCAATAAAAAAGATCTATTAAATGATCCAGTTCGTGCTCGGATCATCATGAGAAACTATCCAAATTCATTTTTAGTTTCTTCTTATGATGAAGAAGATATGAAGAATCTTCGCGAGTACATCATCAATTTCTTCCTCTCAAAACAGGATCATTACGATCTATTTGTTCCTTATGAAGCGGGTGAAGCTCACTCGAGAATCAGAGGAAATGCGAACATCATTAATTCTGTTTCACATGAGCAGGGAATTTTTTATCGCATTCGAATTCCAGATTTTATTTTCCAACAACTCGGCCTCAATAATTTTATTTTGGCTCCGTCGGAAGCTAAAGACTGGGAAAATCCAACTTCAATTTAGAAAAAATTTACTTGAGTAAGTGAGCGTAATCAGATTACTCTTTTGCGCTCATGAAAAAAACACGAAACACGCTTAAACGACGATGGACTGAACGTCAGGCGAGATTGAAAGAGAAATCTTTGAACCTGGCACATCCAGTTGTGAAAGCTTCATATACTTGGTCAATTCTTTCTGAACAACTTTGTGATGTACTCGGACCCGAAGTTCATCATCAATGGTTCAAGCAAGTAAAACCTCTGGTGATCAGTCACAACGTTCTGATCCTGGAAGTTCCAAATCATTTTTCAGCACAATGGATTCACACTCACTATCATGAGCTGGTTGATGTACTACTTTCTGTGATGGATAAAAAATTAACGTCGTTTTTTATTTCTCAATCTGAACGTCATCATGCACCTCAGATCGCGACAGGGCTAACTTTAGCGGAAGGCCCCGCTACGGAAGTAAAGCGTCAATCCGAAGACGAGTAAAGTCAGGACGATCCCAACCGTAACAATGAGCTTGTCTTTATTGTTGTTCATGCACCGATTATACAGGAAATTTAATTAAGCTTTAAAAATTTTCCAAGAAGATCCGGAATTTGGAAGGGATCAAACGGGCGCTGAATTTGCCCTATAATGTTCTTAATAAAGCTCAGCTCCTCTCCCGCCTCAATCAGGACAAAGGGAAGATTCTGCATATTTTCTGAGCTCTCATACTGCTTTTTAAAGGCCTCGCCATGAGTGGCGGCGGTCTTTCCGTCCAGAATAATCATGACCGGTTTCAGATCATCCACCAGGTAGCTGAAATTCTCAGCACTTGGAAGCGTATAAAAAGGCAAATCCTTCTTCTTGAAGACTTTTTCAAGAAGACCGGTTGCGAATGTATTTTGATCGATCCAGAGGATTAAACCCACGAGCTTGTATCCTTTGACAAAGGGGGCCAGTGATTACTACCATTGGGCCATGGAAAAAGAAAAGTCAAAAATCCTCGTGAGAGACGTGCAAACTCAGCAAGTTCTGTTTGAATGTGCCATCACTGAATCAGAAAAGGCCTATCAATTTGCCGCTGAGATGGAGGAGATGGGACTAGACATCGAAGTGGTTGTACCTACTCTCGGTGAAACTCTTTCCAACTCATTAGGTCTGTCTCGCGAAGATCTTGAGAAATACAAAGAGAGCCTCGAAGAAGAAATGGATTCTCACGAAGGCTCATGCTGTTTCACAGAACCTGAAGACGATAAAATCATCCACTAAAATTTGTGTCCATAGTGAACGAACACCGAAAACGGCAGGACTGAGTAGCCGTAGAGTTCTTCGTATTCACGATCCAAAACGTTTTTAACCTGAACGCCGACCTCGTCCCTGATCCACGTTTTTTTCGCCCCAATATCTAAAACCGAATAACCGTTAAGTTTCACAGTTTGAAAATTCTCGTCTATATCCTTTCTTGATGAAAACCAGCGGCCGGTGGCATTGAGTTCAATGGTCTCAACCGGGAAATACGAAAAGCTCAGCTGGGCCATATTGTATGGGCGACGAAGGACGGGTTCTTCATTTTCACGGAATTTTTGATGAGTAAAAGTCGGAACCACTTCAAACCTGTCTGACTTCCAGCCGGCCGAAAGCTCGACCCCTTCAGCAATGAACTTGCCTTGGTTGAAATAAGCATTATCAACAAAAGAGTAATTGATAAGATTTGAAAGACGATTTTGGAAGAAGGTAATCCCCCCACTCCATTCATCGACACTTTTTCTCCAGGAAACTTCCCAGGAGTGATTTCTTTCCGGAACCAGATCCTTGTTTCCAAACACTGGAGCATATAACTGATAAAGCGAAGGTGCTTTAAATCCCTGCGAGTATTGAACTGAAAAATCTTTGTAGGCCACTCCACCAGAGCCAGTAACAAACTCTCCGTATTGAGAATGATGATCAGCGCGACCACCGGCCTGCAATTTAAAATCATTTGATTTGAAGGCACTTTGAAGAAAAAAAGAATTTAAATCAAAGCTTTTATCCACACTGGTAGTTGAACTGGTTTCGTGCTCATTAGAAACCCCAGTGAGAAATCCCCATTGAGGCAGCTCAAGGCGGTGAACAAGTTCATTCTGGTAGAGATTACCCTCGAAAGGTAGCGGTCCGGTTGATTCCATGCGGATGAAGCGTTGATTTCGATTAAGACCGTTTCTGAGTAGCAGCACGGATTGATCATTCAGTTCATAACTCGTTTTTTGCTGTACTAAATACTGATCATTAATGCTGTGATCATTTTTAGTATCAGTGGTTGCACCATCGAGTTCATTTTTCCCGTGAAGATAAGAGAATAAAAAATCAGTCTGCCATTTCTTCGCCCATTTGTGTTCCGAAGAAGAAGTGGCCTGAGTAATATCCGCACTATCTGCTTCAGTGGCATTGAAGCGTTTTTCATTCAGGCGAGAAATCCCATCTGTATGAAAACGAGTGAGAGTCACAGTTCCATTATGATCCTTTTTCTTCCAGTCTGAAGAGACCGTACCATCAATGGTTCCAAAACTTCCGCCATTAATCAGCACTCTCGTTTCAGGAGCATTTTCGCCTTTGCGGGATTTAAGTTCCACCACTCCACCCATGGCGTCTGATCCAAACAAGACCGCTTGAGGTCCTTTATGAACTGTTACATCACGAAGAAACGGTGACGTCATAAAAGCAGCATCGAACAAACGTCCCGTATTGGAACTATCATTGAGCTTTAATCCATCAAGAGTAAATCCAACATGACGGCCTTCAGTGCCTCGAATGAAAAAAGAAACTGTTCCTCCTGGCCCACCATTTTGTGTGGTCACAATTCCGGGAGTTTTTTCAATCGCAGGAGCAATCAGCGCAGTTGAAGCTGTCTCAATATCACGTTCAGGGATTTCATTGGCATCACCAAAAGTAAAGCGGTCGATGTCTTTGACGGTTTCGACTTCAATGACTTCAAGTTCTTCTTGAGCGAATACAGGAAGAGATAACAGAAAAATAAGAATCCAGAGCCTAGACATCATTTCCTCCTCGGGAATGTCTGATCTCCTGGACCGTATCTGACTTATCTCTTATGAGCTTACAGTTGCGGGACAGTGCTGGATTTTCACCGGCTTCCGGTTTGGCAGGAGTTAACTCACTTTAGCATAGAACCATCAAACTGGAATCCTATTTGTAACATGAGTTCAGGGCTGGGATTGAAGGCAAGCTGATCGACAACTAGTGGAACATAGAGAACTTGAAGTCTCACGAGTTCAAAAAAACTCACGGCGGCGGTTAATTGTACAGTCACTCCCGAGCAGGCGGCCGAAGAGACTTCCGCTAAATCAGCATCACAAGGTTTAGTCCCCAAGTTATCTCGATCGGCCAGGATGTAGCCTAAGCGTGAACCGATATGCCACTGAATCACCGCTGTATTGAGGTTCACAGGCTCATATTCAATCCCAACAAGTGGAGTTACTGCCCAGATGTCTTGTGCCCGATTAAAGAAGCTCGACATGCCGTTAAACATCAAGTGATAGGTATGCCGATAAGAGGCCGTTCGAAAAGAATCGGTAGGAATCACACGTGAGTACCCGACTTCAGGTGAACTGGCGTAAAGGGCCGACCAATAATCTTTAGGAGGAGTGTAACGAAGAAAATTCAGGGCCGGTCTGGTGATAAATGTGAGCTTTTGGTGTTGGGCCTCTGGCTGCTTTCTCACCAGAGTATTGAGCATCTTATTCAAACGTTCTTTCAAGTAGACTTTTCCATAATGGGACTGATCCTTATCCAGGCCAAGGTCTTTAAATTCAAAATCATGATTTTCCAGATAATCAAAAACAACATCAAAATCAGGTTTATCAGTGATGGGAGTGTTCTTTCGATAAACTGCAAGATCACTTAAAATTTTTAAATTAGAAGATAGTTTGCACTCCTGCTCTTTATGAAGATGCCGCTTGAAACATTGAAAGGCCTGATCTTCTGTATCCACTTTTCCAGGATTGATGGAATCAGCATCATTCATTCCCAGATAAAAATCGGAGATACGAAAATCCTCTTCAACAAAACCGAGAAAGGCATAAAGAGGTTCACTTACCAGAGGGTAATTTTTTGGATTAGTCTTAATGTGTTTTCCAAGTCCAGGTTTTGCTTCGAGACTTTTTGAAAGTTCAAATTTTCGGGCCTGCACCGTGAAATCAACTAACAGATGATAAAAGTCTTGAATGACTCCCTCATCTTTTCTCTTCACTTGTTCCACATTTTTCTTACTCACCAAGGGCGCAGAAGCATTTAAGTAATAAACCGTGTACTCCTTCCCAGGAGTCAATTTGTCCAGAACTTCGTAGGCATAACCCACGGGACCATTGTGATAAATGCCACCATCAATAAAGAGTTCGGTTTGAGTATTTGAAGAATCACATTTCTTAAAAACTTCACCAGGCCGGAGTAAACAAAACTCAACCGGATAAGGGGTGAAGGCACCGGGAAAAGCTGAAGAGGCCTGGATCAAATCAAGGAGAATGTTGATGTCACTCTGAGGAGAAGCACCCAAAGGTAAATAAGTACGAAACTGCTGCAGGCCCTCGGTTTGATAATTTTCAACAAAAGGATACTGTCCCTTGCCTCTTCCCTTAATTCGCACCATGAAGAATTCTGGTTGGCGAACGATTTCAAGACCGGGCTTAAACTCTTCCACGAGAGGTGTTCGCCTCGTGACCGCTGCACCGAAAATGATATCGCATTCTTCCCGTAGTCCTTCTCTCCATCGTTCTCTTGTTTCTGCAAAAAGTGGTTTAATTGCTTTTCTTTCTAAGAGTGAAAAGACTTTTTCATCCTTTGATTCCAACTGATCGAGTCCAATAGGAATCCACATCTTCCACAGTAAACTTTTCTCACGGTCAGTGTCGCGAAAGCCGCACATATCAAGAATGCCGAAGAGACCATTGATACTTCCCGCGGAGGCACCGAAGACCACTTTTGTATTTCGAGTAAGAGATGCTTTATCTTTTTGCAGAAGCTGATAGAAAACACCGGCCTCATAGCTACCAAGCGAAACACCTCCACTAAGAGTGAAAGCGAGCTTTTCTTCCGCCCGGATTGAAAATGAAAAGATTAGAGCGAGAAGGATTAAACACTTCATCGCGAATGAGATTAGATTACTTAATGAATTTAATCATGACGCATTTTCACTTCGACGTCGAAGTGGATTTGCGTCAACGCCGACTCCTTCGCATCGTGCGACCGTCGGCATACCGGTCTCGTTCGCTACGCTCACTTCCTGACCATAAAAAAGGGCCCGGAACCGGGCCCTTCGGAGGGGTATATATTTTAAGCGGATTTTTCTTCCAAATATTTTTCGTAATATTCTTCTTCGTCATCAATACATCTTTGGATCTCCTGATACTTCGGAGTCTCGTATGGATGAGAATGCATTTTGTTACGTTTTTGATCTTTTTGTTTTTCTACCTGGCGTTCCATTTTATCAACCACCAGATCAAGTGACTTGTACATGTTGTCAGCACAAGCTTTGGCGAAGAAATCAAACTTCGGCCCATGAACTTTAATCTCTGCCCAGTGTTCATCATTATGAACCCAGCAGAACCATTGTACGGTCGTGTTACCTTGGAAATACTTTTCAAATTTTTCTGATTTTTCGCGGATGCGCTCGTCAAGTGCGGGAGTGTGGTCTAGGTGCTTAAAAGTAATTTTTAATTTCATAAAACGTGCCTCTAAAAAATTTTGTAATCGCACACCATAAAAACTAACCAAAATTTATGTCATTATCACCTCCAGGTTTGATTACTTCTTGCGCTTCGACGAAGGAGCGATGCCCATCATCTCACGATACTTAGCAACGGTTCGGCGAGCTACTACGATATCTTTAGTACTTAAAAGTTCAGAAATTTTCTGATCTGAGAGCGGACGCTTAGGGTCTTCATTCCCGATCATTTCTTTGATTTTAAGTTTCAAGCTTTCGCCTGCGATATCAATACCGCCGTTCTTACCGCCAATACCGGCGTTAAAGAAGTATTTAAGTTCGAATGTCCCGATCGGCGTGTGCATAAACTTATTGGTCGTCACACGTGATACAGTTGATTCGTGCATGCCAATCTCGTTGGCGATGTCTTTCAGAATCATTGGTTTTAAGAAGGCAGGACCTTTTTTGAAGAACTCTTGCTGAGTGCGAACGATTGAGTTCGCCACTTTATAAATCGTCTTCTGACGGTTCTCAATGGACTTAATAAGCCACATTGCCGCACGAAGTTTGTCTTGAACGAATTCTTTTGCTTCCGCATCCGATTGCCCGCTCTTGATCAGTGATTTATAAAGATTCGAAATTCGCAGACGAGGAACACCTTCATCGTTTACCTGCACAACAAATTCGCCACCGACTTCGGCCACGAAAATATCAGGTACCACATACTGAGTTTCCTCAGAGGAGATGAGGCGTCCTGGTTTAGGATTCAGACCCATGATGATGAGTTCAGCGTCCTTCACCTTGTCTTTCGAAACTCCAAAATCTTTTGCGATTTTGGCGTAATCTTTTTTCTCGAGGTCTTTTAGATTTCTTTCAATGATAAGCTCTACCAGAGGAGAGCGCTCCTCAAGCATGCGCGCCTGAATCCCCAGACACTCTTCCAGGTTCTGAGCACCACATCCAACCGGGTCCAGGTGTTGAACCAGACCAAGCATACCAAGTGCCTCGTCACGGTCGGTGATATTTGAACGGGCAACGATTTCATCAAATGGCACTTCTAAGTAACCATCATCATCAATGTTACCAATCAAATCGAGACAGAAATTCAGATAATCTGTATCAAGGCTTTCCATACGAAGCTGCCACTCAAGGTGTTCCTGAAGTGACTGGCCTTTTGAGACCATGTTTTCGTAGCTTGGTAGATCATCCGGAGAAGTTGCTTCTTTCATGTTCGGAGAAGATGAAGAAGAACTATTAAATGATTCTGAGTAGGACTCCCAATCGAAAGTGTCTTTCGAGCCTTCGATCAGTTCAGGGCCAGAGAAGTTTTCTGCAGTGGCCTCTTGTGTTTCCATTTCTTCGCGGGTGTCTTCGGCCGGACCTGCATCCATTTCACCGTCAACTTCTTCCAGCATTGGGTTCTCAACCATTTCCTGTGAAATGAGTGTAGTCATTTCAAGGTGGGTAAGAGTCAGAAGCTTAATCGCTTGCTGAAGCTGAGGCGTGATCATTAGGCTTTGCGTTTGCTTGAGCCCTTGATGCATTTTAATCGCCATTTGAAATCCCCTACATCTTAAATTCTTCCCCTAAGTAAAACTTACGGGCAATTTCATTATTTATGATCTCGTCCGGTGTTCCGCTTACAAGTAGTTCACCGCGACTCATAATGTATGCTCGATCTACAATTCCCAGGGTTTCTCTTACGTTGTGGTCCGTAATCAAAACTCCGATGTTCTTCTGCTTCAAGCGTTTGATGATCGACTGGATGTCATGCACTGCCAGTGGATCAACTCCCGCGAATGGTTCGTCCAGAAGAACAAACTTCGGATTAAGTGCCAGCGATCTCGCAATCTCAACCCTTCTTCGCTCACCACCGGATAACTCTCGTCCTTTCGATTTACGGATGTGATCCAAACCAAAATCGCGAATAAGATCATCCAGGGCGTTCTGTCTTTCCTTATCGGAAAGATCTCTCA
Encoded here:
- a CDS encoding ketol-acid reductoisomerase; this encodes MMRLTIIGFGNQARAWSQNLKDSGFPVRVALKPESPSIEIATKLGFDVVEIGSSDFYSGEAFALLTPDLTHQELMTAHGDKFHKGSVILYAHGFSLLKHNFHTRFPHLQHVLYAPKSIGSELRRQYELKGKLGAVYSLEFYQGETLAIEKWLMNLAKAMGINMGPYMTSFERETQADLYSEQGLLCSLVPYAAGEMFRHLVEAGIEPELAYFECWHELKLIVNAMVDKGPEGFFDLISPNALIGAEKGYHKLFTPEFHSNLRSLFTEIQNGKFDQELDAANVEETRKIIRERWAKSPLMKTFHKIHQDSP
- the coaBC gene encoding bifunctional phosphopantothenoylcysteine decarboxylase/phosphopantothenate--cysteine ligase CoaBC; this translates as MNILLGISGSIASFKSYDVARQLVKNGHSVKVILTAGALEFIKPETFRYLGIEAVYLPTDDFVPGNLAKTSTVLHIELVKWADKLIIAPASANTISRLAMGITNDLLSSVYLAYGSKPVLMFPAMNTQMWQNTRIQDHIKNLQALPQIGIINPVAGLLACGDIGSGKFPEVSAVVDLIETFDPTLPKKEKVVITAGATASPLDPVRYITNPSSGAMGMSVAKAFLMSGYEVTVLAGHQCTPAIDNLLGHPNFKLLKTPTTELMKQAAVKVFPESDLYISTGAIADIEFDTATIKLKKEAMGTSLPFRQAADILKEILSIRKKQKIVSFAAETETTKEVFQEKMNRKPVDLMIGNKVANGLIGSPEVQGFQKAEGEYFFVGPETIKGPLKLSKLELGKKLVAWFEGKITW
- a CDS encoding type III pantothenate kinase; protein product: MQGLITLDFGNSNPHAGLFQKVDGKWDLIKVVPFNELQIYTNQLGMSANNSSVVLCEVKSREEELAPLAEQGYLITRVKEYWRGTRFAGMPVNYAKTLGEDRLIEAFYCYKKEKIPTLLIDAGTFVTMDVITENGFMGGYIIPGTEAYFSTYGKGEQLKDVPLTLNFKHQLPQETADAITESYSAFAALAKSLISEHKIQKIVLTGGLTTLWEGFFTTEKTGLVVEGHPHLIHWALQYWMTTQIEPL
- the panB gene encoding 3-methyl-2-oxobutanoate hydroxymethyltransferase encodes the protein MKKLNLRDIKKAKGQKLQVLTCYDFQMAQLFNETDLDMILVGDSVGNVVLGYETTVEVTLTEMEIFGKAVRRGAPDKFLIVDLPFGSYSTVTQGVHSATKLFQATRCEAIKLEGAFPYQLKLIERLTQTGIPVMGHIGLTPQSVHQLGGYFTHGKTEDDGERLLREARALQAAGCFSIVLEMVEEGVATRITEELKIPTIGIGAGRKTDGQVLVINDLLKMGARTPPKFCPPIADHYQERKNLITQYLIDQRK
- the hflX gene encoding GTPase HflX; this encodes MNHEEFKLPLGQKASLVSLVCDKFESHSTVLETNNSLRELRELLKTLGLIDGEEYVQNRKHLDPATMLGEGKLSEIADAAREEGSSVLVFDFELTASQVRNIKAITKMEVVDRNTVILEIFAHHARTKEAKIQIEISRLQYLLPRLTAMWGHFSKQRASGAAIGGEGEQQLELDRRMVRERIEFYKKQLDEVQKSREQQRKKRQNQAVTAALVGYTNAGKSSLMNRLCKVNVLEENKLFATLDSTFRTLNPDSKPPMIMIDTVGFISNLPNTLIQGFKTTLESALEADLLVITCDISDPNYQKHLRVTQEVLKELKIEEKQQIIVFNKKDLLNDPVRARIIMRNYPNSFLVSSYDEEDMKNLREYIINFFLSKQDHYDLFVPYEAGEAHSRIRGNANIINSVSHEQGIFYRIRIPDFIFQQLGLNNFILAPSEAKDWENPTSI
- the panC gene encoding pantoate--beta-alanine ligase, coding for MVTLVRTTQELNDIRSKETRPVGFVPTMGNLHQGHISLLERALTEYEVVYFSIFVNPKQFGPNEDFNRYPRTLEQDINLIEELTKRFPKKEVVVYSPKDPQEVFPESKNQNVSVLGLSTMLEGKIRPGHFDGVATVVYRLFELMKPTSAYFGLKDFQQYLVIRQMVKDLQMPIKIVGMPIIREAEGLALSSRNQYLSPEQKSTSLLISRTLKEITKTINNKRANLSQAQTFISTLLKDPNWNYLEMRDAETLSEDISHSKQITILAVYQMGTTRLLDNTQVEIE